A region of Amyelois transitella isolate CPQ chromosome 11, ilAmyTran1.1, whole genome shotgun sequence DNA encodes the following proteins:
- the LOC106134900 gene encoding dynein intermediate chain 3, ciliary → MEKQEKPELVYEYKKRRKEFGKQLLLEDHGPEILATIPCNPALYKDYILRNPVHVGIQNTGTMSEHWVNSERAEYTCSGINHVEGGWPKDINMSDPEAMQRYRRKIEKDDAYIHAIMHLGHSMEHNILQNNAVDMYQIYYSELPTIPPVERSSCHTVNVYREPNARRPVRSISWQADGGARFASAHADVELLKNNRASQFSYIWDIENANAPELAIKPPQPLLDLIYNPRDQHTLIGGMMNGQVGWWDMRKGGDPVAVCPPHVAHRDLVRNVLFINSKTGAEFFSASPDGVVKWWDTRNMDTPTDSMIIDLVKNPTDTHNIEHAIGISALEYEPTIPTRFMVGTETGLVIGGNRKGKNDMEKLPTKYEAHLGPVYALQRNPTFVKNFLTVGDWTARVWSEDCRESAILWTCSHRTKLTDGVWNPIRFSVMLVTQWDGCLSCWDLLRRRNAPIVTAQICDEPLVRLRPHEGGQLVACGSSKGTIYLAELSQNLGTADKNDKALLTNMLERENKRERILEARMRELRLKMRQGGDTGQPAPDSDHIVSDRDLEEATAEYMQAVNEFQAQQPAT, encoded by the exons ATGGAAAAACAAGAGAAGCCAGAACTTGTGTACGAGTATAAAAAGAGAAGGAAAGAGTTCGGGAAACAACTCCTTCTCGAAGACCATGGTCCGGAGATACTCGCTACCATACCATGCAATCCCGCGTTGTACAAAGATTATATACTTCGGAATCCAGTGCATGTGGGTATACAAAACACCGGTACTATGTCGGAACACTGGGTGAATTCTGAACG AGCAGAATATACATGTTCAGGCATTAATCATGTTGAAGGTGGTTGGCCGAAAGACATTAACATGTCCGATCCAGAAGCTATGCAAAGATATAGGCGAAAAATTGAAAAGGATGATGCCTATATACATGCTATTATGCATTTAGGACat AGTATGGAGCATAACATCTTACAAAACAACGCAGTGGACATGTACCAAATCTATTACTCGGAGCTGCCAACGATTCCACCGGTTGAGCGTAGCAGTTGTCATACTGTGAATGTGTACCGCGAGCCAAACGCAAGAAGGCCAGTACGCTCAATTTCATGGCAAGCAGATGGAGGAGCCCGCTTTGCAAGCGCTCATGCTGATGTTgaacttttaaaaaacaacagagCTTCGCAATTCTCTTACATCTGGGATATAG AGAATGCAAATGCTCCCGAGTTGGCTATTAAACCTCCTCAACCATTACTTGACTTGATATATAATCCGCGAGATCAACATACTCTCATTGGTGGAATGATGAATGGTCAG GTTGGCTGGTGGGATATGCGCAAAGGCGGTGATCCGGTCGCTGTATGTCCTCCACACGTGGCTCACAGAGACCTCGTGCGTAATGTCTTGTTCATCAACTCTAAAACTGGCGCAGAGTTCTTTTCTGCTTCCCCAGATGGAGTGGTAAAATG GTGGGACACAAGAAACATGGATACACCAACCGATTCCATGATTATAGACCTCGTGAAAAACCCGACTGATACACATAACATCGAACACGCTATCGGAATATCTGCGCTGGAATACGAGCCTACTATACCAACGAG GTTCATGGTAGGCACCGAAACAGGATTAGTCATTGGAGGAAATAGAAAAGGCAAGAATGACATGGAGAAACTTCCAACAAAG TATGAGGCTCATCTGGGTCCAGTGTATGCTCTACAACGAAACCCAACATTCGTAAAGAATTTCCTGACAGTCGGTGATTGGACAGCACGGGTTTGGAGTGAAGACTGTCGCGAGTCGGCCATTTTGTGGACCTGTTCACACCGCACCAAACTTACTGATGGTGTTTGGAATCCCatcag ATTCTCCGTAATGTTGGTGACCCAATGGGACGGCTGCTTGTCATGTTGGGATTTATTGCGACGGCGGAATGCACCGATAGTCACCGCCCAAATTTGCGATGAGCCATTGGTACGTCTGCGTCCACATGAAGGT ggGCAGCTAGTAGCTTGTGGTAGCAGTAAAGGAACGATTTATTTGGCAGAATTGTCTCAGAACTTGGGCACTGCAGATAAAAATGATAAGGCTCTGTTAACCAAT ATGTTGGAAAGAGAGAACAAACGCGAACGTATTCTCGAGGCTAGAATGCGAGAATTACGTTTGAAGATGCGCCAAGGAGGGGATACAGGTCAACCGGCGCCCGATTCGGACCACATCGTGAGCGATCGGGACCTGGAAGAAGCCACGGCAGAGTACATGCAAGCTGTCAACGAGTTTCAGGCGCAACAGCCGGCGACGTAA